The following are from one region of the Georgenia sp. M64 genome:
- a CDS encoding aconitate hydratase, with the protein MSTDSFKSRGTLEVGEKSYEIFRLAAVEGLDRLPYSLKVLAENLLRTEDGKNVTADHVRALATWDPTAQPSTEIQFTPARVVMQDFTGVPCVVDLATMREAVAELGGDPARINPLAPAELVIDHSVVIDVFGREDAFERNVELEYGRNKERYQFLRWGQTAFDDFKVVPPGTGIVHQVNIEYLARVTMTREVGGVVQAYPDTCVGTDSHTTMVNGLGVLGWGVGGIEAEAAMLGQPVSMLIPRVVGFKLSGSIPPGATATDVVLTITEMLREHGVVGKFVEFYGEGVAAVPLANRATIGNMSPEFGSTAAIFPIDQVTVDYLRLTGREEEQVALVEAYAKEQGLWHDASREPAFSEYLELDLSTVVPSIAGPKRPQDRIALTDAKSAFAEALPHYVGAEEPFAENELDEAVEDTFPASDPIAVGTDGVEHVETHHHAHLGIGRVSKRVPVTMADGRETELDHGAVVISSITSCTNTSNPSVMLAAGLLAKNAVERGLQVKPWVKTSMAPGSKVVSDYYDKAGLWPYLENLGYHLVGYGCTTCIGNSGPLPEEISAAVNANDLSVASVLSGNRNFEGRINPDVKMNYLASPPLVIAYGLAGTMDFDFAGEPLGQDKDGQDVFLADIWPTAADVDATIASSIDREMFTKDYADVFAGDERWRALETPEGDTFDWQPDSTYVRKPPYFEGMSVDPEPVQDITGARVLAKLGDSVTTDHISPAGSIKPDSPAGKYLAEHGVARRDFNSYGSRRGNHEVMIRGTFANIRLRNQLLDGVEGGFTKNFLTGEQAAIFDAAQDYAEAGVPLVILGGKEYGSGSSRDWAAKGTALLGVRAVITESFERIHRSNLIGMGVLPLQFPAGQNADSLGLDGTETFDVAGVTAMNEGTTPRTVKVTATKEDGSVVEFDAVVRIDTPGEADYFRNGGILQYVLRQLVKA; encoded by the coding sequence GTGAGCACTGACAGCTTCAAGTCCAGGGGAACCCTCGAGGTGGGCGAGAAGAGCTACGAGATCTTCCGGCTCGCCGCCGTCGAGGGTCTCGACCGCCTCCCGTACAGCCTCAAGGTCCTCGCGGAGAACCTCCTGCGCACCGAGGACGGCAAGAACGTCACCGCCGACCACGTCCGCGCCCTCGCCACGTGGGACCCGACGGCACAGCCCAGCACCGAGATCCAGTTCACCCCGGCCCGCGTGGTCATGCAGGACTTCACCGGCGTGCCCTGCGTCGTCGACCTCGCGACCATGCGCGAGGCCGTCGCCGAGCTCGGCGGCGACCCGGCGCGCATCAACCCGCTGGCCCCGGCCGAGCTCGTCATCGACCACTCGGTCGTCATCGACGTCTTCGGCCGCGAGGACGCCTTCGAGCGCAACGTCGAGCTCGAGTACGGACGCAACAAGGAGCGCTACCAGTTCCTGCGCTGGGGCCAGACGGCGTTCGACGACTTCAAGGTCGTCCCGCCCGGCACCGGCATCGTCCACCAGGTCAACATCGAGTACCTCGCCCGGGTGACGATGACCCGCGAGGTCGGCGGCGTCGTCCAGGCCTACCCCGACACCTGCGTCGGGACCGACTCGCACACCACGATGGTCAACGGGCTCGGTGTGCTCGGGTGGGGCGTCGGCGGCATCGAGGCGGAGGCCGCCATGCTCGGCCAGCCGGTGTCGATGCTCATCCCGCGCGTGGTCGGCTTCAAGCTCTCCGGGTCCATCCCGCCCGGCGCCACCGCCACCGACGTCGTGCTGACCATCACCGAGATGCTCCGCGAGCACGGCGTCGTCGGGAAGTTCGTCGAGTTCTACGGCGAGGGCGTCGCCGCCGTGCCGCTGGCCAACCGCGCCACGATCGGCAACATGAGCCCGGAGTTCGGCTCGACCGCCGCGATCTTCCCGATCGACCAGGTCACCGTGGACTACCTGCGCCTGACCGGGCGCGAGGAGGAGCAGGTCGCCCTCGTCGAGGCGTACGCCAAGGAGCAGGGCCTCTGGCACGACGCGAGCCGCGAGCCCGCGTTCTCGGAGTACCTCGAGCTCGACCTGTCCACGGTCGTGCCCTCGATCGCCGGGCCCAAGCGCCCGCAGGACCGCATCGCCCTCACCGACGCGAAGTCGGCCTTCGCCGAGGCGCTGCCGCACTACGTGGGCGCCGAGGAGCCGTTCGCGGAGAACGAGCTGGACGAGGCGGTCGAGGACACCTTCCCCGCCTCCGACCCCATCGCGGTCGGCACCGACGGCGTCGAGCACGTCGAGACCCACCACCACGCGCACCTGGGCATCGGCCGGGTGTCGAAGAGGGTGCCGGTGACGATGGCCGACGGCCGCGAGACCGAGCTCGACCACGGCGCCGTCGTGATCTCCTCGATCACCTCGTGCACGAACACCTCCAACCCCTCCGTCATGCTCGCCGCGGGCCTGCTCGCCAAGAACGCGGTCGAGCGCGGCCTGCAGGTCAAGCCCTGGGTCAAGACGTCCATGGCGCCCGGGTCGAAGGTGGTCTCCGACTACTACGACAAGGCGGGCCTGTGGCCCTACCTGGAGAACCTCGGCTACCACCTCGTCGGGTACGGCTGCACCACGTGCATCGGCAACTCCGGCCCGCTGCCCGAGGAGATCTCCGCCGCCGTGAACGCGAACGACCTCTCGGTCGCGTCGGTGCTCTCCGGCAACCGGAACTTCGAGGGCCGCATCAACCCCGACGTGAAGATGAACTACCTCGCCTCCCCGCCGTTGGTCATCGCCTACGGCCTGGCGGGGACCATGGACTTCGACTTCGCCGGTGAGCCGCTGGGGCAGGACAAGGACGGCCAGGACGTCTTCCTCGCCGACATCTGGCCCACCGCCGCCGACGTCGATGCCACGATCGCGTCCTCGATCGACCGCGAGATGTTTACCAAGGACTACGCCGACGTCTTCGCCGGGGACGAGCGCTGGCGCGCGCTGGAGACGCCCGAGGGCGACACCTTCGACTGGCAGCCGGACTCGACGTACGTGCGCAAGCCCCCGTACTTCGAGGGCATGAGCGTCGACCCCGAGCCCGTCCAGGACATCACCGGTGCGCGGGTGCTGGCCAAGCTGGGCGACTCGGTGACCACCGACCACATCTCGCCGGCCGGGTCGATCAAGCCCGACAGCCCCGCCGGGAAGTACCTCGCCGAGCACGGGGTGGCACGCCGCGACTTCAACTCCTACGGCTCGCGCCGCGGCAACCACGAGGTGATGATCCGCGGAACCTTCGCCAACATCCGGCTGCGCAACCAGCTCCTCGACGGCGTCGAGGGCGGCTTCACGAAGAACTTCCTCACGGGGGAGCAGGCCGCGATCTTCGACGCCGCGCAGGACTACGCCGAGGCCGGTGTGCCCCTGGTGATCCTGGGCGGCAAGGAGTACGGCTCCGGCTCGTCGCGCGACTGGGCGGCCAAGGGCACCGCGCTCCTGGGCGTCCGCGCGGTCATCACCGAGAGCTTCGAGCGGATCCACCGCTCGAACCTCATCGGCATGGGCGTCCTGCCGCTGCAGTTCCCCGCCGGGCAGAACGCCGACTCCCTCGGCCTGGACGGCACGGAGACGTTCGACGTCGCCGGGGTGACCGCGATGAACGAGGGCACCACGCCCCGCACGGTCAAGGTCACCGCCACCAAGGAGGACGGCTCGGTCGTGGAGTTCGACGCGGTGGTGCGCATCGACACCCCCGGCGAGGCGGACTACTTCCGCAACGGCGGCATCCTCCAGTACGTCCTGCGGCAGCTCGTCAAGGCCTGA